The genome window AACAGAATTTACATTGATTTTATCGAATTGCCGTAATATCCCGTCCCTTTATAGAGCGGGAGCATCAAGACAATTTTTGTTTAAGTTTAAGTTCCGTAGTTACCAGGAATCACCTACTGTAACATCCACCACTACAGGCACAGGGTTAAGAAACTTAAGAGCCGCAGCAACCATACATCTGTGTAGCATTTTGCTCACTCGCTCCACCTCATTCTCTGGACATTCCAGCACAATTTCATCATGAACAACACAGATCAACTTTGCATTAGTTCTACTTAACGGCTTAACAAGCTTCACCATCGCCAACTTATTAATATCTGCATTCAACCCTTGTACAGGATGATTGAGCATTTCAGCAAACCTGGGTTTATCAGCCCATCTTCGTCTTCTCCCTGCTAAAGTCCGACTTTCTTTAATACCCCGCAGATATGCTTGCTTAATCGTTTCGTGCCACTTAGTTACACCAGAATAAGCATCAAAAAACCGCTTTCTAAAAGCCTTCGCCTGATCCAGTGTCATTGTCACACCATACTTAGTTTCAGCATAAATGCGAAGTTTGGCAGCCCCCATACCGTAAATCAGTCCAAAATTAATTGCTTTAGCCAGTCTGCGGTCTTCCTCTGTCACCTCCGTGATCACCTTACCAGTTACCAAAGCAGCAGTCAGTTTGTGCAAGTCAGCACCTTGACGATATGCTTGTTGCATCTTGGCATCACCAGAAAGACGCGCTACTATTCTTAATTCAATTTGCGAATAATCAGCTTTCAGTATTTGGTAGTTAGGTGCAGCAATAAAACAACTTCTAGCAGCATCACGGGGAATAGTTTGTAAAGGTGGTTGACGACAGGAAAATCTCCCAGACCTTGCTCCTAATTGATAATAATTAGGGTGAATTCTCCCAGTTTTTGGGTGAATATGTTTAGGTAAACTTTCAGTAAAAGTGGCAGTAATTTTAGCAAGGTGACGATAGTCTAAAAGAGCCTTAATAATAGGATATTGAGCTACTAAAGGTACTAAATCTTTTTGATTAGTTGATTGGACAGGAATACCCATAGCCTGGAAAGCAGCTAAAACTTGTTGAGAAGAATTAGGATTAACAGTATCAGTCAATTCTGGTAACAGAGATAATTGAGATTTACCCACCAAACGCAATTGTTTAAGTTGTTGAAGTGCATTGACTTTATCAGTTTCTAACTTTGCACCCAACTTATGCAATTGAGACAAATCAAACAACATTCCATTGAGTTCCATTTGAGCAACAACAGGCAGACAATGAAATTCAAGTTGGGCAATTTTTAGCAAATTAGCCTGTTTTAATTTCTTGATTAAAATTGGGTAAAAGTCGAGTAAAATAGCAGCATCTAAAGCAGCATATTGTAATTGTTCTGAAGTCAGAGATTGATGCCAATTGCTAGTTTGTAAGGTTTTATCTATTTGGATACGTAACAGTTTACGAGCGACATTTTCTAAAGATGCACTGGTTTTAATGCCAGCATTTAAAACTTGGTAAGCTAGTTGAGTATCAAAGAAACGTCCAGCAATTTGCAGTCCAGCTTGAGTGAGAAATTGCCATTCAAACTTGGCATTATGAGCAATTTTCAAAGCGGAATTACAGAGGAGTTTGTTAAGTAGTAAACGACTAATGTTAGTGCATTTATTTCCAGTTTTTTGTTCCATATTATTGCGTTTGTAAATAGTTGGTAAATCAATTATTACAACCGGATAATTAGGTACAGCTATTTGAATTAATCGAATTGTATCAGTTAAAGGATCTAGTCCTGTAGTTTCACAATCTAAAGCTAGAACTTTTGCTTTAAACAAAGGTTTGATAACACTTTTGAGAGTTGGAACATCTTTGACTACAGTGTATTTTGGGTATTCAGAGGATTTTGGGGAATAGTTCATAAAGTTTATTGATTTGGTTCTTCATGAGTATTAGTTGGCATTTATTTAATAAAAAAAGAGAGATTTATATATAAAATCTCTCTCTTATTCGCTTGATTCAATTAACCAACTTGGCACTGAGGCTTATCTTTCTGTAAAATATGATGTGGTTGGATATCTTGGTCAGAATCATGAATTGCATTAGGAGCTAATTCTTGAATAATTGGTTGAACAATTTCTGGTGCGATTTCTAAACGATTTTTGATTTGTGCTTGCAACCAACCTAAAGGAACGTTTTTACCATTGACTTTCTGTTTGATAATTAAGTCAGACTTGGGGTTTGTAGATTTTTTAATGGCACTAGCAATTTTTCTGGCTGTGCGTAAATCAATTTTGTCTATGTCAACAGTAATTGAATTGTTGACTTCGAGTTCTGCTTGTAAAGAAGTGCTATCATTTGATTGATTACTATTGTCATCTTCAAGGTTAGTACAAATAGTAGATTCATTCACTTCTTCAACTTTGGTAAAATCATCATCTGATACACTTAGTTGATTACTATTGTCATCTTCAAGGTTAGTACAAATAGTAGATTCATTCACTTCTTCAACTTTGGTAAAATCATCATCTGATACACTTAGTTGATTACTATTGTCATCTTCAAGGTTAGTACAAATAGTAGATTCATTCACTTCTTCAACTTTGGTAAAATCATCATCTGATATACTTAGTTGATTACCATTGTTATGTTCAATATTGGCAGAACTATGAACAACAGAGTTATTATTAGCAGGTGAATGATAATTTTCTTTTTCAAGATTAAGATTGCCATTTGTTGTTTCACGAAATTCAATGCTTGATTGTTCAGATGTGTTAGTGTTAGAACCAACTTCAATTTGAACAGAGACTTCATGCCATAAATGCACTAATCCCCATCCAAAATCAACAAGCATTATGATGGTAAAAGATGCTGTAATTATCAGGATCAGATAATTTAAAACTTCTTGAATTTGTTGAATATTCATGATGATTCAATTGAGATTCATTATCAAAAACAACGAAGCAATAGCTTCCTTCTAAATTTCTTTAAATTTCCAAGATTCGATAAAACTTTTCAACAATGGACAATCCAATTGATAATTGACAATTATTTCTCCCTTATTCGTAAGAAGAAAGGTGGGAAATAGAATTTTTCCTAATAAAGCAGAGGTTAACCACCTTGAATAAAAAATTGTCAATTATGAATTATCAATTGATAATATAGCAATCCTAAATGATTATAGAATGATTAGAACATGAGTACTATGAATATAAGTCAAGCTAGATAAAGGTTTTGAGTATCCTAATTCACCAAATCACTTGTACTATATGTTCACAACTCAAATCGGATTGCTATATTTGCATCCTCAGTTGAAAATCTAAAGTTGTAAACTGAGGATTTTTGGTAACTTTAAAACAAATCCATTTGTACAGATGAATTTACTGAAGTTTCCACAGGATGAGTATTTTCAAGTTCGTCTAATTTAGACTTAGCATTAACACGACGTTTACCCCATCCTTGCTGTGCTGCGTGTTTAACTATGCTGCGTCGAATTGATTGACTAATATCGTGAAAATCATTCTTTACCTGCTGAAAATGGATAATGGATTTACTGCCACTATTCCTTGTATTTCCATCAATAAATTCATAAAAACTCTGGTAATCTTTGGGTAATTTATTGTATTTAGTCAAAACTTCATTACCTACCCAAAGATAAAGGTTAGCGTAATCTCGATGTAAAGGTGCGTCGTAGGTTGCTGGCATCATGTAAGTGAGAACTTCTGTAGCTGTGGCATATTCACCAACTTGATTTTGTTCATACTCATTACAAATCAGTTCTAACCTGTCTTGAATACAAGCAAACTTCAACCATTGAGGAATTGTATCACTCCAAGCATTGCCATAAATAACCAATGGACCTGCTAGGTAGCGAATATGGTGTATAGAAAATTCGGCTATTTCTAATAAAGTTGCTAACAATTCTTTAGGAGTATCTAAACTGGCCAGAACTTGCAGCATTTTCAATGTGTTGTGTGGCAGTTTAGCATTTTTATGATTCTTTAATTCTGTCACTACTTCCGCAGGAATCAAGTTTAGTTGTTCCATTTGTCTTCTCGATATGAGCGCATCATAAAAAATAGCCAATCGGCTAATAATTTATTAGCCAATCGGTTATTGCTGTTACTCAATTAATTTTTTATGCTGGTATTAATTAGTTGACAGTTGACAATTGACAATTAATATTTTTTGGTTTTTTCGTACATATTATGCTAAATGTAAGTCATGAAAACCACGAAACTCTCTCCATACAATAAAAACACGCATTGTTTATTAACATTTTAGAGGTTTTTCGTGAATTTCGATTTTTACCTTTATTTTTCAACGAAATTTCGATGTTGAATTAATAGTTTGGCATAACAAGTACCGAAGAACCCTCTTTTTTCAAAAATTCCTATTTTTCAATCCTCTCCCCAATGAGGAAGAGGTAATTCAATACTGCTCGGTTAACGAAATAAATAAGGCTGTTCCCCTTGGAATATCGTTATTTATAATGCCCAAAAAGGCTTTAAAGAGTAGTATTAAAAGGTAATTGTTAATTGTCCATTATTGAATGGTATTGTTGTTTAGGTAATAGCAATGAATCAAAAACACGCATTAAATCAAAATTTTGAAGATGAAAATAATCAGGTAAAGTCTGTTAACGGTTATCAGTCTCCTGGTTATAGTATTGAGGAATCTGGTGATGAGGATAATAGTAATCCTTGGGAAACAGACAGATTTGAAGATGGTTATCAAGAAAATATTTTTGAAATCAACTTTGGCGATACAGCATATACAGAATCAGTTGCTAATCCCAATCCCAAATTACCAGGATATAGTTCTGGTTCGGGTTATAAATCCAAGAAAAACCAGCAGTCAACATCCCCAGAATTAGAGTTGTAAATCGTAAGAATTCAGGAGTTAGGAGTTAGGAATCAGGAGTCAGAATACTTATACAACCACCGAATCAATAGATTCGAGATTTTAGAATCCTTAATAAGGATGATACTTAAGGTCTTACCTATTTTGTATTATGACTCCTTACTAAACCCCGTCCATTTTTAAACATGGGGTTTTTAAGGAGAATATATTATTCAGTTGTGGTTTAAGTTCAAGCTATTACCCTAATTCCCAAAAACTATAGCTTTCAAGGTACACGCGGTTTATAAATCATATTTTCACTGATACGTACACCCCAATATCAAACAAATACAGCCTTGATTCAAGAAAATACTTGACTGATTGGGGTGTAGTTGTCGTCATTTAAAAACATTGAATTATGAACAATTCAAAAAGATGGATATTTTTGCTCATTGTCATGAGTTTTATTATCTACAGTGTTACTGTGCAAGCTGCCAACAGTACATTGAATAATCGTAATCTGCCAACTCGAATTGTAGAAGTTGCTAATAGTCAATCTCGATTACCTGCTAACAAACTTTTACTACCAAACTGGCAGCAAATTTCTCTTAGTCAATTACCAGGTATCAATCAATCTGGTGCAATTGATGGCAGTCCATATAATGAAATATTAGGTTATAACTTGAGTCGAACTTGGACTGTAGGAATGACTCCTGATGAATATTTAAAATTGGGAGATATTAGTGAAGCATTGCAAGCAGAACAATTTTCTTTACAAGCTATTGCAGATATTACATCTACTGATTTAACCAATGTCCCTTTGAGCGAATTTCCTCTAATTGAAGAACAAACATTGAGTCATTTAGCTAAAGTTGTTCCTCAATTAGCTCAAATACCAGTGAAAGATATTCAACCTGTTGCGGCTTTACTGAAAACTCAAGGAATTCAACCAGCAAATTTAACATTATCTCAGGTAATTAAACAGTACCAAATTGGACAAATGCAGCTGAAAGAAATTGACTTGACAAAATTTTCGCTAACTTCAATTCCCAATTTAGAAACAGTACCCATTCAAGATTTAACCAATTGGATGAATAGCTTTGTCAAAAATATTCCAGGACTGGGACAAGTACCTTTAGGATTAATGCCTAATCCTATCAATGAAATTGGTAATTTAGTAATGCGAATTGATGCGGTTTATGGAACAACAGAAAATCGCCGTCAAAACACTATTTCTGGTTCAGACGTGCAAGGTTTTTCTGTACCTTGTACTCAAAAAGACTGTGCTTACGTAGAACTGGATAATTTAGAAAATGTGGGAAAAAGCGATCGCAATCAATTAGAAGGTAAGCAATGGATATCCGGTAAATACCAGGAGGTTGAGGGAGGTTGGGGCATACTCAAAGCAGTTAACAACGGACGAGAACCAACCGGACGTTTACCCTTTGGTAAAGCGTTTAAAGTTGTGGTAATGGAAACAGATGAAACCACAGATACAGTAGATACGGCTTTATACTTTCGGTTCTGCGCTTGGAAGATGGGCTGCTCACCTTATTTTATCGGTCCGATTCCTTTTTTCAGCTATAAAGTGAATGCTTTGATGTTTGTAGGTAATTTAGACAGTGGGAATGAGCAGAGTATAAATACTACTTCTATACCAACAGGTGCAAATAGAGAGGTGAAAGGTAATCTCAATCAAAGTAATACAGTAACAAATCAAATTCATCCTTGCACATTTACCAGTAAAGGTCGCTCATTCATCAGTCAATCTTTTTACGGTGTTAATTTGCCATTACTAGGAAACGCCATTGCCGAAATTGAAAGTGCTGGTAGTGGGGATTATCAAGCTGTCGGTGTGCATACCTGCGCTGATGGGGGTTTAAACTGTGGTCGAGGACTGGGACGGTATCAGTTCATGAGTTATAACCCCTATGCAGTGCGGTTAATTGCTACCAAGTCGGGAGGGGAAAAGTTTCTTAATCAGGTAAGACAAGGTTATCAACCTACTGAAGCTGAATTATTTGAGTTTTTTCCTCCTGCTGATCAGGATAGGGCATTTATGGCTGATATCGCCAATAAAATTCAAGTAACTCAAACGGAAATTGACCCGATTACAGGACAATTATTCACTGGTGAACGGCTGATTGAACGAGTAGCTCAAAAGCATTTTGGTGGTGATAATAGCAAAGTTGATGCTAGTAGTTCTGATGTTTTTGGTCGTCTTAGTCTTAAAGATTATGGCAGAAAGGCTTTAGCTTTGTATAGCAATAATAACAGCAATAATGAAACTTTGACTTGTATTCCTAGTTTAACTTCGAGATACATTAATGATAATTAAAACACTGGTAATTAGATTAGGAAATACAACATAATTCAGGATTAACAAATCAGAAAATTAAGACGCTTAATATTTAATAGCGTAGCTTTATTGATGGCTTGAATACTTACGGTAATTTTTGCACTGAGTGAGGTTGTTTTTATGACTAATTTATTTAGCCAGTCTATATCTTCAGAAGCAAATACAAAGCAAATACCTGATAATAATTTGCATTCAGAAAAGCAATTTGAGCAAGCAATAGCAGAAAGAGAAGTTGCTTCTTTATCAGCATCTTCTACCCAGTCTATACCACTGAAAACAACAGCATATCAATTACCACAACCTTCTATGAGAATACGTTACAGAGTGCATTGGTTTCGCATTGGTTTCAGTATCTTTTTGTTGCTTTCTATGATTTTGAGTTTAGTAGGGTGTAGCTTGAATGCTGCGACTATCAATTGGAAAAAAGCTGTTGATGTTGTTTCTACTCCTGTTTTGGAACAAGTGATTAGAGATAATATCGAATTAAATACCAAAGCTGCTGCTGAAAATATACTGGTTTGGGATGTGGGAGTAAAAGATGGTAATTTCAGACTTTTTAATTTTAATACTCCAGAAGTTTGTGGTGCTTTGGGTTGTCTGTATGCTGGGTATTGGTTTAAATCAAATCAACCAATTACACAGGTATTTTTGAGTTATCTAAATCCCAATTTACCACCAGGAAAGCAATTATTCGCCGTAGGAGAAACCAGGAATCAGCCCTTACCTTGTATTAAGGTACTGCAAACAGAAAAACAGCAACTACGGCAATTAAATTACTGCTTTAATGGTAATCGTTATCAAGTTGCAGATAGTCAACTTTTAGCAACTATAAATAAATCAATAAAATAATAGTTTTTATTATTCAATAACCCATATTCAGCACTTAAGTCAGTAGTCAGTAGTATCATTCAACTACATTTTAAGAATATCTCAAATTATAAAAATCGGCTCTTCGGTAGGTGTTATGCTGAATTTTTCATTAAAATCCAGAACTTGCCTTTAAAATCAATGCTTACAGGCTTTTGTCTACTAAATTTAATAACCAAGCCGAAAATGTTAACAATAACGGCTGTTATTCTTACCCAGTAAGGATTTTTATCTCATTTGTAGACGTATTTAGCATAATAAGTAATGAAGAATCTAAAAATCTTTGGGATTAAGTGAAAGGGTTAAGAAGGGGGATAGCACAACTATCAAAATCACGAATATTGCGTGTGACTAAAGTTACTTGATAGATTTGGGCTGTAGCAGCAATCATCATATCAGCTTGGGTA of Anabaena sp. PCC 7108 contains these proteins:
- a CDS encoding bifunctional 3'-5' exonuclease/DNA polymerase; translation: MNYSPKSSEYPKYTVVKDVPTLKSVIKPLFKAKVLALDCETTGLDPLTDTIRLIQIAVPNYPVVIIDLPTIYKRNNMEQKTGNKCTNISRLLLNKLLCNSALKIAHNAKFEWQFLTQAGLQIAGRFFDTQLAYQVLNAGIKTSASLENVARKLLRIQIDKTLQTSNWHQSLTSEQLQYAALDAAILLDFYPILIKKLKQANLLKIAQLEFHCLPVVAQMELNGMLFDLSQLHKLGAKLETDKVNALQQLKQLRLVGKSQLSLLPELTDTVNPNSSQQVLAAFQAMGIPVQSTNQKDLVPLVAQYPIIKALLDYRHLAKITATFTESLPKHIHPKTGRIHPNYYQLGARSGRFSCRQPPLQTIPRDAARSCFIAAPNYQILKADYSQIELRIVARLSGDAKMQQAYRQGADLHKLTAALVTGKVITEVTEEDRRLAKAINFGLIYGMGAAKLRIYAETKYGVTMTLDQAKAFRKRFFDAYSGVTKWHETIKQAYLRGIKESRTLAGRRRRWADKPRFAEMLNHPVQGLNADINKLAMVKLVKPLSRTNAKLICVVHDEIVLECPENEVERVSKMLHRCMVAAALKFLNPVPVVVDVTVGDSW
- a CDS encoding M23 family peptidase, whose product is MNNSKRWIFLLIVMSFIIYSVTVQAANSTLNNRNLPTRIVEVANSQSRLPANKLLLPNWQQISLSQLPGINQSGAIDGSPYNEILGYNLSRTWTVGMTPDEYLKLGDISEALQAEQFSLQAIADITSTDLTNVPLSEFPLIEEQTLSHLAKVVPQLAQIPVKDIQPVAALLKTQGIQPANLTLSQVIKQYQIGQMQLKEIDLTKFSLTSIPNLETVPIQDLTNWMNSFVKNIPGLGQVPLGLMPNPINEIGNLVMRIDAVYGTTENRRQNTISGSDVQGFSVPCTQKDCAYVELDNLENVGKSDRNQLEGKQWISGKYQEVEGGWGILKAVNNGREPTGRLPFGKAFKVVVMETDETTDTVDTALYFRFCAWKMGCSPYFIGPIPFFSYKVNALMFVGNLDSGNEQSINTTSIPTGANREVKGNLNQSNTVTNQIHPCTFTSKGRSFISQSFYGVNLPLLGNAIAEIESAGSGDYQAVGVHTCADGGLNCGRGLGRYQFMSYNPYAVRLIATKSGGEKFLNQVRQGYQPTEAELFEFFPPADQDRAFMADIANKIQVTQTEIDPITGQLFTGERLIERVAQKHFGGDNSKVDASSSDVFGRLSLKDYGRKALALYSNNNSNNETLTCIPSLTSRYINDN